The following proteins come from a genomic window of Pseudomonas syringae:
- a CDS encoding alanine/glycine:cation symporter family protein, with protein sequence MLEMINDFLSGKVLIVLIVGLGSYFTIRSRFVQFRHFFHMFSVFRDSLRSSAGQLSSFQALMLSLAGRVGAGNIAGVGIAVTLGGPGAVFWMWVTALVGMSSSFIECSLAQLYKRKDSEGQFRGGPAYYIQHGLGKRWLGMVMAVLLLVTFGFAFNGLQSHAVTDSLKSAFNIDTKTTGICLVVLLGLAFVGGIKRIAAISDLLVPVKTLIYIAVTIYVIVLQIDHVPGMLMTIVRSAFGLDPVFGGLIGSAIVMGVKRGVFANEAGLGSAPNVAAVAHVEHPVAQGVVQAFSVFLDTFVICTCTALLILLSGIYDIGYDGNGIVLAQNSLAAVVGDWGRVFISVALALFVFTSILYNYYLGENSLRFLFGEKIKTIIIYRIAVLVLIMWGAVVDLKDVLAFADITMTMLAFVNLIALAMLFKVVKRILNDYDAQRRAGIKTPVFDSSQFPDLDLDRNAWPANPERQSTQDAEMAAKTAPEAR encoded by the coding sequence ATGCTGGAAATGATTAACGACTTTCTCTCCGGTAAGGTACTGATCGTACTTATCGTTGGCCTGGGCAGTTACTTCACGATCCGCTCGCGTTTCGTTCAGTTTCGACACTTTTTCCACATGTTCTCGGTTTTTCGCGACAGTCTGCGCAGCAGCGCCGGTCAGCTGAGTTCATTCCAGGCCCTGATGCTCAGCCTTGCGGGCCGCGTCGGTGCAGGCAACATCGCAGGCGTCGGCATTGCCGTGACGCTCGGCGGTCCGGGTGCCGTGTTCTGGATGTGGGTCACTGCACTGGTCGGCATGTCCAGCAGCTTCATCGAGTGCTCGCTTGCGCAGCTCTACAAACGCAAGGACTCCGAAGGCCAGTTCCGCGGCGGTCCGGCGTATTACATCCAGCACGGTCTGGGTAAACGCTGGCTGGGTATGGTCATGGCCGTCCTGCTGCTGGTGACGTTCGGCTTCGCCTTCAACGGCCTGCAGTCCCACGCCGTGACCGACTCGCTGAAAAGCGCATTCAACATCGACACCAAGACCACCGGCATCTGCCTGGTGGTGTTGCTGGGTCTGGCTTTTGTCGGCGGCATCAAGCGCATCGCGGCGATTTCCGACCTGCTGGTGCCGGTCAAGACCCTGATCTACATCGCGGTCACCATTTACGTCATCGTGCTGCAGATCGACCACGTGCCGGGCATGCTGATGACCATCGTGCGCAGCGCCTTCGGCCTTGATCCGGTGTTTGGCGGCCTGATCGGCAGTGCCATCGTGATGGGCGTCAAGCGTGGCGTCTTCGCCAACGAAGCCGGTCTGGGCAGCGCGCCCAACGTGGCTGCCGTGGCCCATGTGGAACACCCGGTCGCGCAAGGCGTGGTTCAGGCGTTCAGCGTGTTCCTCGATACCTTCGTCATCTGCACTTGCACCGCCTTGCTGATCCTGCTGTCCGGTATCTACGACATCGGTTACGACGGCAACGGTATCGTGCTGGCGCAGAACTCGCTGGCGGCTGTGGTCGGTGACTGGGGCCGGGTCTTCATCAGCGTCGCCTTGGCACTGTTCGTCTTCACCTCGATTCTCTACAACTACTACCTGGGCGAAAACAGCCTGCGGTTCCTGTTTGGCGAGAAGATCAAGACCATCATCATCTACCGTATCGCGGTGCTGGTGCTGATCATGTGGGGTGCTGTCGTCGACCTGAAAGATGTATTGGCGTTCGCCGACATCACCATGACCATGCTGGCGTTCGTCAACCTGATCGCCCTGGCGATGCTGTTCAAAGTCGTCAAGCGCATTCTGAACGACTACGATGCGCAGCGTAGGGCAGGTATCAAGACGCCCGTGTTCGACTCCAGCCAGTTCCCTGATCTGGACCTGGACCGCAACGCCTGGCCTGCCAATCCGGAGCGCCAGTCGACACAGGATGCCGAGATGGCAGCCAAGACTGCGCCAGAAGCACGATAA
- a CDS encoding asparaginase, which yields MTQDSHQTARRVMVLYTGGTIGMQASANGLAPASGFEARMAGQLAGHPELVVPEWRFREMSPLIDSANMTPAYWLRLRDAVIEAVDVDGCDAVLVLHGTDTLAYSAAAMCFQLLGFSAPVVFTGSMLPAGVQDSDAWENVNGALLALGSGLASGVQLYFHGQLMTPVRCAKIRSFGRQPFAPLQRSRGGHAAVSLPDALNYRQPKSLAEVAVLPLFPGIGAAQLDGLIDSGIQGLVLECFGSGTGPSDDPQFIASLENARARGICVVAITQCHEGGVELDVYEAGSRLRSAGVLSGGGMTREAALGKLHALLGAGLTTEEVRRLVELDLCGELR from the coding sequence ATGACTCAGGACTCACATCAAACCGCTCGACGAGTGATGGTTCTTTACACCGGCGGCACCATCGGCATGCAAGCCAGTGCCAACGGCCTGGCGCCTGCCTCGGGTTTCGAGGCGCGCATGGCCGGGCAACTGGCCGGGCATCCGGAACTGGTAGTGCCCGAGTGGCGCTTTCGCGAGATGTCGCCATTGATCGACAGCGCCAACATGACGCCTGCCTACTGGCTGCGCCTGCGTGACGCCGTGATCGAAGCGGTGGATGTCGATGGCTGCGACGCGGTGCTGGTGCTGCATGGCACCGACACCCTCGCCTATAGCGCTGCCGCCATGTGTTTCCAGTTGCTGGGGTTCAGCGCTCCGGTGGTGTTCACCGGTTCGATGTTGCCCGCTGGCGTGCAAGACAGTGATGCCTGGGAAAACGTCAACGGGGCGCTGCTCGCGCTGGGCTCCGGTCTGGCGTCAGGGGTTCAGCTGTATTTCCACGGCCAACTGATGACGCCCGTGCGCTGCGCGAAAATCCGCAGCTTCGGACGCCAACCATTTGCGCCACTGCAACGTTCGCGTGGGGGGCATGCGGCCGTGTCGCTGCCCGATGCGCTGAATTACCGTCAGCCTAAAAGCCTGGCAGAGGTCGCTGTATTGCCATTGTTTCCAGGTATCGGGGCGGCTCAGCTCGATGGTCTGATCGACAGCGGTATTCAGGGGCTGGTGCTGGAGTGCTTCGGCAGCGGCACCGGCCCGAGTGACGACCCGCAATTTATCGCCAGCCTGGAAAACGCCAGAGCGCGCGGTATTTGTGTGGTCGCGATCACTCAATGCCATGAAGGTGGCGTCGAGCTGGATGTCTACGAAGCGGGAAGCCGTCTGCGCAGTGCAGGCGTGCTGTCCGGTGGTGGCATGACCCGCGAAGCAGCGCTCGGTAAATTGCATGCGCTGCTGGGTGCCGGTCTGACGACTGAAGAAGTCCGGCGGCTGGTCGAGCTGGACCTGTGTGGCGAGTTGCGTTAA
- a CDS encoding bestrophin family protein encodes MQQTIISKFRFLGKTIGYVGWSLFWLLIWDVIVTVDFMLFLDRKINLPSLPLTLLGSALVVLTSFRNSSAYNRWWEARTLWGAMVNSSRSFARQVLTLVEDDDGINPVKATLLRRHVAYVKCLSAHLKGDECGDDIQRLIPREEFERRHDTNNFPNDLLNTSAALLAKEYQAGRLDSIRLARLESTMVDISNCQGGMERIANTPLPYPYVAFPRLFITLFCLIVPIGLVETLGWFTPLASTVVGFMLLAIEKIGTDLQSPFRASEHVIQMNALCQNIERNLDSMLRGAQEESKAS; translated from the coding sequence TTGCAGCAAACGATCATTTCTAAATTCCGCTTTCTCGGCAAGACGATTGGTTACGTGGGTTGGTCGCTCTTCTGGCTGCTGATCTGGGACGTGATCGTCACCGTCGATTTCATGCTGTTTCTTGATCGCAAGATCAACCTGCCATCATTACCCCTGACCCTGCTCGGTTCTGCGTTGGTGGTGCTGACCAGCTTTCGTAATTCCAGCGCCTACAACCGCTGGTGGGAAGCGCGGACGCTGTGGGGCGCGATGGTCAACAGTTCGCGCAGCTTTGCTCGTCAGGTCCTGACACTGGTCGAGGATGATGACGGTATCAACCCGGTCAAGGCGACTTTGTTGCGTCGTCACGTGGCCTACGTGAAATGTCTGTCTGCGCATTTGAAGGGTGATGAATGCGGCGACGATATTCAGAGGCTGATTCCTCGTGAGGAATTTGAGCGCCGCCACGATACCAACAATTTTCCTAACGACCTGCTCAATACGTCGGCTGCGCTGTTGGCCAAGGAATACCAGGCGGGACGTCTGGACAGCATCCGGCTTGCGCGTCTGGAGTCGACCATGGTGGACATCTCCAATTGCCAGGGCGGCATGGAACGGATCGCCAACACGCCTTTGCCTTATCCGTATGTAGCCTTCCCGAGGTTGTTCATCACGCTGTTCTGTCTGATCGTGCCGATCGGTCTGGTGGAAACGCTTGGCTGGTTCACGCCACTGGCCTCGACGGTGGTGGGCTTCATGCTGTTGGCTATCGAAAAGATCGGCACCGACCTGCAAAGCCCGTTTCGTGCCAGTGAGCATGTGATTCAGATGAATGCGTTGTGCCAAAACATCGAGCGCAATCTGGATTCGATGCTCAGGGGCGCACAGGAAGAAAGCAAGGCTTCGTAA
- a CDS encoding YeeE/YedE family protein, which translates to MNNSLSVTPGRKFGAPLAALFLLLMGAQFLLLSVGTRQVLLWIVGAALGVTLYHAAFGFTSAWRVFIRERRGAGLRAQMVMLAVAVVLFFPALGAGTLFGQPVTGLVAPVGVSVVVGAFIFGIGMQLGGGCASGTLFTAGGGNARMLVTLLFFILGSLIATHHVDWWFALPAFAPVSVVKTFGVLPALIVNLVVFALIAWVTVTLEKRRHGQLEAPVTTEHRGLRRVLRGPWVLVWGAVALAVLNYATLALAGRPWGITSAFALWGAKAASGLGVDVGSWVFWQSAANAKALAAPVWQDITSVMDIGIMLGALLAAGLAGRFAPSLDIPTRSLVAAVIGGLLLGYGSRLAYGCNIGAYFSGIASGSLHGWLWLVAAYAGNVVGVRLRPIFFTGERPQVGLTAC; encoded by the coding sequence ATGAACAACTCTCTGTCTGTAACACCCGGACGCAAGTTCGGCGCGCCGCTGGCTGCGCTGTTTCTGCTGTTGATGGGCGCGCAGTTTCTGCTGCTCAGCGTCGGCACTCGTCAGGTGCTGTTGTGGATCGTCGGCGCGGCGCTGGGCGTGACGCTGTACCACGCCGCGTTCGGCTTCACATCCGCATGGCGCGTGTTCATCCGTGAACGGCGCGGCGCGGGTCTACGGGCGCAAATGGTTATGCTGGCGGTGGCGGTCGTGCTGTTCTTCCCGGCACTGGGAGCGGGCACGCTGTTTGGTCAGCCGGTTACCGGGCTGGTCGCACCGGTCGGCGTTTCGGTAGTCGTGGGTGCGTTTATTTTCGGCATCGGCATGCAACTGGGCGGTGGCTGTGCATCGGGTACGTTGTTCACCGCTGGTGGCGGTAACGCACGGATGCTGGTCACGCTGCTGTTCTTCATCCTCGGTTCACTGATCGCCACGCACCATGTGGACTGGTGGTTCGCCCTGCCTGCGTTTGCGCCTGTTTCAGTGGTCAAGACCTTCGGCGTGCTGCCTGCGCTGATCGTGAACCTGGTTGTGTTTGCCTTGATCGCGTGGGTTACCGTGACGCTGGAAAAGCGCCGTCATGGTCAGCTTGAAGCGCCGGTGACCACCGAGCATCGTGGCCTGCGCCGGGTGCTGCGCGGGCCGTGGGTTCTGGTCTGGGGCGCGGTGGCGCTGGCGGTGTTGAATTACGCAACGCTGGCGCTGGCTGGCCGCCCGTGGGGCATCACCTCGGCGTTTGCCTTGTGGGGCGCCAAGGCGGCAAGCGGTTTGGGAGTCGACGTCGGCAGTTGGGTGTTCTGGCAAAGCGCCGCGAATGCCAAAGCTTTGGCGGCGCCGGTGTGGCAAGACATCACCAGCGTGATGGACATCGGCATCATGCTCGGTGCCTTGCTGGCAGCCGGGCTGGCCGGGCGCTTTGCGCCAAGTCTGGATATCCCTACGCGTTCGCTGGTGGCGGCGGTGATCGGCGGTCTGCTGTTGGGCTACGGCTCGCGTCTGGCCTACGGCTGCAACATCGGCGCGTACTTCAGCGGGATCGCTTCCGGCAGTCTGCACGGCTGGCTGTGGCTGGTCGCTGCCTATGCCGGTAACGTGGTGGGTGTCAGGTTACGCCCCATATTCTTTACCGGTGAGCGCCCGCAAGTCGGGTTGACTGCCTGCTGA
- a CDS encoding PLP-dependent aminotransferase family protein yields the protein MSTDLSAFPSTLTGIELDARQGLSKQLYQILRQQILDGRLGGGVRLPASRDLACSLAISRNSVLRAYDQLYAEGFVEGRIGDGTYVVQLSETGAAPQSTPRKKLSTKLPTALHTGLCTGLSTATAEIPLNPGSKVIHSAALQLIEQHHLQAPPSDAPKAFRVGVPAFDLFPFALWGKLYAAFWRKPDLGQLGYGCAAGEWRLRELIAVYLRSSRGLHCTAEQIVITNGAQHAISLCAQLLLTPGEGVAIENPGYRAAGHAFAMAGGRLRGIAVDDEGMRCVDLEQADCTLAYVTPSHQYPTGAVMSLARRLELLAWARTNQGWIIEDDYDGEYRYSGSPLAPLAALDQDGRVIYIGTFGKIAFPALRLGYLVLPAGLIQPFSQRKAVDIRHTEIGVQAVMAQFIALGHFQRHIRRMRRAAQSRRNALFAGWPKDIAGCAAMPKGVAGLHLVVRVDSLARERVLIEQARSVGVEMNALSDYWLPDSSEPVDNRAGLVLGFAAVPESAIADALNRLREAWSE from the coding sequence ATGTCCACTGACCTCTCTGCGTTTCCGTCCACGCTCACGGGTATTGAACTGGACGCGCGTCAAGGGCTGAGCAAACAGCTTTATCAGATTCTGCGGCAGCAGATTCTCGATGGACGTCTGGGCGGTGGGGTCCGGTTGCCGGCCAGTCGCGATCTGGCGTGTTCCTTGGCGATATCCCGTAACAGTGTGCTGCGGGCATATGATCAGTTGTACGCCGAAGGCTTCGTCGAGGGACGCATTGGCGATGGCACTTATGTCGTGCAGCTTTCCGAAACCGGCGCTGCGCCTCAATCCACACCTCGCAAAAAACTATCCACCAAGTTACCCACAGCTTTGCACACAGGGTTATGCACAGGTTTGTCCACAGCTACGGCAGAAATACCCTTAAATCCGGGCAGTAAAGTTATCCACAGTGCTGCGCTGCAACTCATCGAGCAGCACCATTTGCAGGCACCCCCGAGTGACGCTCCCAAGGCCTTTCGGGTGGGCGTTCCAGCCTTTGATCTCTTTCCCTTCGCCTTGTGGGGCAAGCTGTACGCGGCATTTTGGCGCAAGCCCGACCTTGGCCAGCTGGGCTACGGCTGTGCAGCGGGGGAGTGGCGCTTGCGCGAGTTGATCGCGGTCTACCTTCGCTCCTCACGAGGCCTGCACTGTACGGCTGAGCAAATTGTGATCACCAATGGCGCGCAGCATGCAATAAGCCTTTGTGCACAGTTGCTGTTGACGCCAGGAGAAGGTGTTGCGATCGAGAATCCCGGCTATCGTGCCGCCGGTCATGCGTTCGCGATGGCGGGTGGCCGATTGCGGGGGATTGCGGTGGACGATGAGGGGATGCGCTGTGTCGATCTGGAGCAGGCCGACTGCACACTCGCTTACGTCACACCTTCGCATCAGTACCCTACCGGGGCGGTGATGAGCCTGGCGCGGCGCCTGGAATTGCTGGCCTGGGCGAGAACGAATCAAGGCTGGATAATCGAAGACGATTACGACGGCGAGTACCGCTATAGCGGCTCGCCGCTGGCACCGCTGGCGGCACTCGATCAGGACGGTCGGGTGATTTACATCGGTACGTTCGGCAAGATTGCCTTCCCGGCATTGCGCCTCGGGTATCTGGTGCTCCCCGCAGGCCTGATTCAGCCGTTCAGCCAACGCAAGGCGGTCGATATCCGTCATACGGAAATCGGTGTGCAGGCGGTCATGGCGCAGTTCATCGCGCTGGGGCATTTTCAGCGACATATCAGGCGCATGCGGCGTGCAGCCCAGAGTCGACGCAACGCACTGTTCGCTGGCTGGCCTAAAGATATTGCGGGGTGTGCGGCCATGCCCAAGGGCGTCGCCGGGCTGCATCTGGTGGTCAGGGTCGACAGTCTGGCGCGTGAGCGAGTGCTGATCGAGCAGGCCAGAAGCGTCGGCGTCGAAATGAACGCCCTGAGTGACTACTGGTTGCCTGATTCCAGTGAGCCTGTGGATAACCGAGCCGGGCTGGTGCTGGGTTTTGCCGCCGTACCAGAGTCTGCGATTGCAGATGCGCTGAACAGGCTGCGCGAAGCCTGGTCGGAGTAG
- a CDS encoding FMN-binding negative transcriptional regulator, whose protein sequence is MYTPSAFKDNDTTRLHEHIDQTRLAILVTHGENGLQASHLPLLLRRDQGAFGTLYGHLAKANPQVQQLEAGAEAMVIFPGDDAYVSPAYYPSKAAHGKVVPTWNYLTVHAYGKAECFADLERLHLLVGELTDKHEAGRAQPWSINDAPADYIAKMLGAIVGFALPVQRLQGKRKLSQNRDAQDIAGVRDSLAASEDSNDQRIARLMS, encoded by the coding sequence ATGTACACGCCTTCCGCATTCAAGGACAACGACACTACGCGCCTGCACGAGCACATCGATCAGACACGCCTGGCAATTCTGGTCACCCACGGTGAAAACGGCTTGCAGGCAAGCCACCTGCCATTGCTGTTGCGCCGCGATCAGGGCGCGTTTGGCACCTTGTACGGCCACTTGGCCAAGGCCAATCCGCAGGTGCAGCAGTTGGAGGCCGGCGCCGAAGCCATGGTGATTTTTCCCGGCGACGACGCTTACGTGAGCCCCGCTTACTACCCGAGCAAGGCAGCGCATGGCAAAGTCGTGCCCACCTGGAATTACCTGACCGTGCATGCTTACGGCAAGGCGGAGTGCTTTGCTGACCTTGAACGATTGCACCTGCTGGTGGGCGAGCTGACTGACAAGCACGAGGCCGGGCGTGCGCAGCCGTGGTCCATCAACGATGCACCGGCGGACTACATCGCCAAAATGCTGGGCGCGATTGTCGGCTTCGCCCTGCCCGTGCAGCGCCTGCAAGGCAAACGCAAACTCAGCCAGAACCGCGATGCTCAGGACATCGCCGGTGTGCGCGATAGCCTCGCTGCCAGCGAGGATTCAAACGACCAGCGAATCGCTCGCTTGATGAGCTAA
- a CDS encoding GNAT family N-acetyltransferase, translated as MTHADIRPVTADDYQAWLPLWQTYLGFYKTELPEGVSEVTWQRFLDPGEPTHSALAWLNGKAVGMVNFIYHRSNWSIHNACYLQDLIVAPEQRGTGIGRQLIEFVYATARADGCDKVHWLTHETNATAIQLYERIAERPGLIQFRKAL; from the coding sequence ATGACCCATGCCGACATCCGCCCTGTCACTGCCGACGATTATCAAGCCTGGCTGCCGCTATGGCAGACCTACCTTGGTTTCTACAAAACCGAGCTGCCCGAAGGTGTGAGCGAGGTCACCTGGCAACGCTTTCTCGACCCGGGCGAGCCGACCCACTCGGCGCTGGCCTGGCTGAATGGCAAGGCGGTCGGCATGGTGAACTTCATCTATCATCGCTCCAACTGGAGCATCCACAATGCCTGTTACCTGCAAGACCTGATCGTCGCCCCCGAACAGCGCGGAACCGGCATTGGCAGGCAGTTGATCGAGTTTGTCTACGCCACAGCCAGGGCCGATGGCTGCGACAAGGTGCACTGGCTGACGCATGAAACCAACGCTACGGCGATCCAGTTGTACGAGCGGATTGCCGAGCGACCAGGCCTCATCCAATTTCGTAAAGCGCTCTGA